A window of the Hordeum vulgare subsp. vulgare chromosome 5H, MorexV3_pseudomolecules_assembly, whole genome shotgun sequence genome harbors these coding sequences:
- the LOC123451797 gene encoding disease resistance protein RGA5-like produces MDAPYSPRGLQGPRPPRLKVRQESHAIKKPSGAPEQSQAQGHGRLEQQRRQAVRIDANPSFRELVQYLSGGVPASDSLVHQLVGQGSESQTQDFQIVEAGEWQPSLPSEQLLSAAISPAGRLASTDRSLRPVPTRPPDVIDLTDDRFEDGGLAGIADDDWLSLKGALPSSPPPDSTSGQFLPQGPKSVKQLKQTVSDISHEVHSQVKQACHTKKRTQQIQAPVCAMADAMFRLPEKLDALLASHGQTLPRGAEEEIPLIKQDLEKMVAILQEHDDSGAEDRAMTAKCLAKEVRELSYDMEDSVDQYEQTATTSKWIAPRLKKQKFARRRVTRLPVKLRWRLWMANKIREFSLRSQEALQRYSLFNHHGDNAIRAAAIGGTGTSTPPRHDASFGSWYPTPYEELVGIGEHVNNLEAWLGRDGEQRLKVVTVVGSGGIGKSTLVKELYRRMKGQFECRAFVRTSRKPNIRRLLINMLSQVRPHQTSHTWKLHSLIADIRTHLQDKRYLIVIDDVWATQTWDIVNRALPDGNLYSGILITTEIDDVALKCGGYDSKYVLPMKPLCHDDSRKLFFRTAFGPQYECPPELSEVANNIIRKCAGFPLAVVTIAGLLVNQMGKPEQWDFVNKSLGHGLRTNPASEGMKQVLNLSYNNLRLHLKACLMYLSIYEEDYMIQKNDLVKQWIAEGFIHATEEKDMVEISRICFDDLISSRMIQPAHINDTGDVLSCTVHHMVVDFITHKSLEENFVTAIDHCQTTARLADKVRRLSLHFGNAEVTPPTNMRLLQVRTLAFFGVIKCLPSIVEFGLLRILILHLWGDDESISFDLTGISELFRLRYLHVTCNATLEVPQTQIRGLRYLETLKIDARVSAVPSDIVHLPGLLHLSLPVEAHLPNGIGCMTLLCTLECFDISVNSVENVHSLGELTNLRDLRLICSTVHSCYLTSKMDGVCSILTKLSNLRSLTLEPSSILDVGPSSMIISCDGLSSVSSPPACLQTFEWLPRICTFSSLPKWIGHLSKLCILKIGVRKLTNNDFDILRGLPALTVLSLYIRTKPAKRILFNKIGFSVLKYFKFRCRAPSLEFEVDAMPNLLKLKLHFDAHRVDQHGAIPVGIVHLTGLKEISAKIGGVGVNDPDRRAAELALIDAIKMHPARPTFSIHCLDAMFSGEDDDIKKEDPIEHMTLQKQYDVKKEDSIERMTLQKQCGIKKEDSTEHTTLQEQYDIKKEESTEHMTLQIQNDIKKEESTEHMTLQIQNDIKKEDSNKQHGVLQKDYRDDGNKHAHGRRTLPKWSTQVRVSSLQDIEGHDDGFSWRKYGQKDILGSRYPRRYYRCKHRLTQGCKAVKQLQATDGDPLLFNAMYVGNHICIQRVNLQPQPGHEQSTISVGDKAEGSMQRLEKMPLRKSKRSIQVRMMSMQEDYPADDGYSWSKYGQMDILGSKHPRCYYRCVHKHDKGCQATKQVQRSDSDTQLFDIVYHGEHTCAENVHSQCESAHLLLHHISASMGLMPPATSESQVTNEAASSGSTAGVRFMSPATSAGSQVTYERGSRSTTTDRFMSPGTSESQVAYKEFTDDEFVYLDFMPNSPVDQRLDLNADFVDDTGYPDTD; encoded by the exons ATGGACGCGCCTTATTCGCCGCGGGGGCTGCAGGGCCCGCGACCGCCGCGGCTCAAAGTGCGGCAGGAGTCGCACGCCATCAAGAAGCCGTCCGGGGCGCCGGAGCAGTCCCAGGCGCAGGGGCATGGCCGGCTGGAGCAGCAGCGACGGCAGGCGGTGCGCATCGACGCCAATCCCAGCTTCAGGGAGCTTGTTCAGTATCTGAGCGGTGGCGTTCCAGCATCCGACTCGCTTGTGCACCAGCTAGTGGGTCAAGGATCTGAATCTCAGACCCAGGACTTCCAGATCGTTGAGGCCGGGGAGTGGCAGCCGTCCCTGCCGTCGGAGCAGCTGCTCTCGGCTGCAATCTCTCCGGCGGGAAGGCTGGCATCCACCGATAGGTCCCTCCGTCCGGTGCCCACACGGCCGCCGGACGTCATAGACTTGACGGACGACAGGTTCGAGGACGGCGGCCTCGCGGGGATTGCCGACGACGACTGGCTCAGCTTGAAGGGCGCTTTGCCCTCGTCGCCACCACCGGATTCGACCTCCGGGCAGTTCTTGCCGCAAGGTCCGAAATCAGTCAAGCAGCTTAAGCAAACAGTCAGTGATATCAGCCATGAAGTCCATTCACAGGTCAAGCAAGCATGCCACACCAAGAAGAGAACTCAACAAATACAGGCTCCTGTCTGCGCTATGGCGGACGCCATGTTCAGACTCCCCGAGAAGCTGGACGCTTTACTGGCCAGCCACGGCCAAACGCTGCCCCGGGGCGCGGAGGAGGAGATACCTCTCATCAAGCAAGATCTGGAGAAGATGGTCGCCATTCTCCAGGAGCACGATGACTCCGGAGCGGAGGACCGTGCTATGACAGCCAAGTGCCTGGCCAAAGAGGTGCGTGAGCTCTCTTACGACATGGAGGACAGCGTCGACCAGTACGAGCAGACCGCCACCACCAGCAAATGGATAGCTCCTCGCCTTAAAAAGCAAAAGTTCGCTCGTCGTAGAGTTACACGGCTTCCGGTGAAACTCAGGTGGCGGCTGTGGATGGCCAACAAGATCAGGGAGTTCAGCTTGCGCTCGCAGGAGGCGCTTCAGCGGTACAGTTTGTTTAACCACCATGGTGACAATGCCATCAGAGCTGCTGCCATTGGTGGCACTGGCACCAGCACTCCTCCTAGACATGATGCGTCTTTTGGCTCTTGGTACCCCACGCCGTATGAGGAGCTTGTTGGTATAGGTGAACATGTGAATAATCTTGAAGCGTGGCTGGGTAGGGATGGAGAGCAGAGGCTCAAGGTGGTCACTGTTGTTGGATCTGGAGGAATTGGCAAGAGCACACTTGTCAAAGAGCTGTACCGTAGAATGAAAGGGCAATTCGAGTGCCGGGCATTTGTGAGGACATCCCGGAAGCCTAACATCAGGAGGCTTCTCATCAACATGCTCTCACAAGTCCGGCCACACCAAACCTCTCACACTTGGAAATTGCATAGCCTAATTGCCGATATCAGGACACATCTCCAAGATAAGAG GTACTTGATCGTAATTGATGATGTATGGGCTACACAAACATGGGATATAGTTAACCGTGCTTTGCCGGATGGTAATCTTTACAGTGGAATACTTATAACTACAGAAATCGATGATGTAGCTCTGAAATGTGGTGGCTATGACTCTAAGTATGTTCTTCCGATGAAACCACTTTGTCACGATGATTCAAGGAAATTATTTTTCAGAACAGCTTTTGGTCCACAATATGAATGTCCTCCAGAACTCAGTGAAGTCGCAAATAATATAATAAGGAAATGTGCTGGTTTCCCACTAGCAGTGGTTACTATTGCCGGCCTGTTAGTAAACCAGATGGGCAAACCAGAGCAATGGGATTTTGTAAATAAGTCCTTAGGTCATGGTTTGAGGACAAATCCTGCTTCAGAGGGGATGAAACAAGTACTAAACCTTAGTTACAACAATCTTCGTCTGCATTTGAAGGCATGCCTGATGTATCTCAGTATATATGAAGAGGACTACATGATTCAGAAGAATGATTTGGTAAAGCAATGGATAGCTGAAGGTTTTATCCATGCGACAGAAGAGAAAGATATGGTGGAAATATCAAGGATATGTTTTGATGATCTCATCAGTAGCAGAATGATCCAACCTGCACATATAAATGACACCGGTGATGTTTTGTCATGCACAGTGCATCACATGGTAGTTGATTTTATTACACACAAGTCCTTAGAAGAGAATTTTGTCACTGCAATAGATCATTGTCAGACAACTGCACGACTCGCAGACAAAGTTCGTCGACTGTCTCTTCACTTTGGTAATGCAGAAGTGACACCACCAACAAATATGAGACTGTTACAAGTTCGGACTCTCGCATTTTTCGGGGTCATCAAATGCTTGCCTTCCATTGTGGAGTTTGGACTTCTTCGAATTCTAATCCTACATCTTTGGGGCGATGATGAAAGCATCAGTTTTGATCTCACTGGAATATCTGAGCTTTTTCGGCTGAGATATTTGCACGTCACATGTAATGCCACCTTGGAAGTACCACAAACTCAGATACGAGGTCTACGATATTTGGAGACACTGAAAATAGATGCAAGAGTAAGTGCTGTTCCATCGGACATTGTTCATTTGCCGGGCTTATTGCACCTAAGTCTTCCTGTTGAGGCACATCTGCCCAATGGTATTGGCTGCATGACATTGCTTTGCACACTTGAATGTTTTGATATAAGTGTTAACTCAGTAGAGAATGTGCACAGCCTTGGTGAGCTGACAAATCTTCGTGATCTTCGACTCATCTGCTCCACAGTACATTCTTGTTATCTAACGAGCAAAATGGATGGTGTGTGTTCCATTCTGACGAAACTCAGCAACCTCAGGTCTCTAACTCTGGAGCCTTCAAGTATTCTGGATGTTGGACCTTCAAGCATGATCATTTCCTGTGACGGGTTGAGCAGTGTATCCTCTCCTCCAGCGTGTCTTCAGACGTTTGAGTGGTTGCCGCGCATTTGCACCTTCTCCAGCCTCCCCAAGTGGATTGGACATCTCAGCAAGCTCTGCATTTTAAAGATTGGGGTTAGGAAACTAACGAACAATGATTTTGATATTCTCAGAGGATTGCCTGCACTCACAGTTTTGTCGCTGTATATCCGAACAAAGCCTGCAAAAAGGATTCTCTTCAATAAGATAGGATTCTCAGTTCTCAAGTACTTCAAGTTCAGGTGCCGTGCACCTTCGCTGGAATTTGAGGTGGACGCAATGCCTAATCTCTTGAAACTCAAGCTACATTTTGATGCCCATAGAGTAGATCAACATGGTGCTATACCTGTTGGCATTGTGCACTTAACAGGCCTGAAGGAAATCTCTGCAAAAATTGGGGGTGTTGGTGTCAATGACCCTGATAGAAGGGCTGCAGAATTAGCATTGATTGATGCTATTAAGATGCATCCGGCACGTCCCACCTTCAGCATACATTGTTTAGATGCGATGTTCAGTGGCGAAGATGATGATATCAAGAAGGAAGACCCAATTGAACACATGACTCTGCAAAAGCAATATGATGTCAAGAAGGAAGACTCAATTGAACGCATGACTCTGCAAAAACAATGTGGTATCAAGAAAGAAGACTCAACTGAACACACGACTCTTCAAGAACAATATGATATCAAGAAGGAAGAGTCAACTGAGCACATGACTCTGCAAATACAAAATGATATCAAGAAGGAAGAGTCAACTGAGCACATGACTCTGCAAATACAAAATGATATCAAGAAGGAAGACTCCAATAAACAGCATGGAGTACTTCAAAAGGACTACAGGGACGATGGAAACAAACATGCTCACGGCAG GAGGACCCTGCCCAAGTGGAGCACACAGGTGAGGGTGAGCTCCTTGCAGGATATTGAGGGACATGATGATGGCTTCAGCTGGAGGAAGTATGGCCAGAAGGATATCCTCGGCTCCAGGTACCCAAG ACGTTACTACCGATGCAAGCACCGTCTCACACAGGGCTGCAAAGCAGTGAAGCAGCTGCAGGCCACAGATGGCGACCCACTCTTATTTAATGCCATGTATGTCGGGAACCACATATGCATTCAGCGCGTGAACTTGCAGCCACAGCCTGGGCATGAGCAGAGCACCATCTCTGTGGGGGACAAGGCTGAGGGGAGCATGCAGAGGCTTGAGAAGATGCCGCTACG GAAGTCCAAGCGAAGCATACAGGTGCGGATGATGTCCATGCAGGAGGACTATCCGGCAGATGACGGCTACAGCTGGAGTAAGTACGGCCAGATGGACATCCTCGGGTCCAAGCACCCAAG ATGTTACTACCGGTGCGTGCACAAGCACGATAAGGGCTGCCAGGCAACCAAGCAGGTGCAGCGATCGGATAGCGATACACAGCTCTTTGACATCGTGTACCACGGGGAGCACACATGTGCTGAGAATGTGCATTCGCAGTGTGAGAGTGCGCATTTGCTGCTGCATCATATATCTGCCTCCATGGGGCTCATGCCCCCAGCGACATCCGAGAGCCAGGTTACCAATGAGGCGGCCAGCAGCGGAAGTACGGCCGGAGTTCGCTTCATGTCTCCGGCAACATCTGCGGGTAGCCAGGTTACCTACGAGAGGGGCAGCAGAAGTACGACCACGGATCGATTCATGTCCCCGGGGACGTCAGAGAGCCAGGTTGCCTACAAGGAGTTCACTGACGATGAATTCGTTTATCTTGACTTCATGCCGAACTCCCCAGTAGACCAAAGGCTGGACCTGAATGCTGATTTTGTTGATGACACTGGCTATCCTGACACTGACTGA